AGGGCTCTTGAACTTGGATCTAATACTGCATCTGGTAAGAAGTATGCTCTTGAAACTTCTCAAGTTGATTTGGAAGAACACAATCATGAAGACAGAAAGGCTAAAGTCAGAGAGAAACCTTATACTAGCTACCAAAGtcagagaaaaaaatgaacacAAATTTTGCGCCTGTAACAAAAGAAAACACTTCATTCCATTTGTTTAGCAGTTTAGATGTACACTTGTAGGTTCTGGCTTGCTTCATATGCTAGTGTATTTGATAAGTATGACCAACAGGCATAGGCGCAAAAACTGGGGTGTGAGAGTTTGGCAGTGCAATACTTTTGTTTCAGTGCCACTAAACAAGACAAGAACAACCAATCCTTCACTAAATGAAAGATGAAGTGCATGAAATCATGTAGCCTGGTCTATTTCTCAATACTAGCTAccaaagcatttttttttttttttttttacatcagaTCTACTTCCTTTCACCTCAATTATAACACCCAAAATCGAATACCACAATAAAAAAGTTGACCCCTCAGTTTGGAGCATTTGAAGAACAAGTATTAAGTCAAACCAtccaattttcatacttttggGCCTATAGCGTCCCAAGATTTTTCTTCACTatcaaaaacaactaaaaagaaTTCCTTAAAGCACTTCGAATTGAAATTACCAAggtttcaaaattaaaaaacatcCTGCCCAAAAAAGGCATCCACCTGGAACCTTTTagaacaaaatgaaattattagaatcattcCATTTTCCTAGTTTTTATACTACTGCAGCAATGAAACAAACATCTCAGGTGACAAAGAAGCCCTCTAACTACAAACACTATGTTTTACTTACCAAACCAAAACAATTGAAGTATGCAAATTctaccaaagaaaaagaaaaagttatagCATGATAAAATCATTGTATTTGTCAAATAATTCAAACTGAAAAGTAATAGCAACTTCAAGATCCAACAACAAAGCAcaacataaatttgaaattgtttgttattaatcaaaaactcttaaaaattaaataccctTTTGGGTTGATTTACCATTGGCAGTCAAAGAATTATTCCATTAATACTTCTCTCATGAGAAGCAACAACCCCTAAAGTTAGCTGCAAAGCAACTCAACAACCATTATGTTCAatcaattattgaaaattttaacttaaaagaaaCTAAGCTTAGAACAGAAAAGGGATGGGATATTAGTGACCAAATAGTCACATTATAATTGAACACATTTATAATATGTCATACATACCAGTAGATGAAtacaaacaaaaccaaatacTCATGTTATAATTAAACACATTAATAATGTTTCATACATACCAGTAGGTGAATATAAACCAAAAGTCATACATATAAAAACGCCAAGACAGTAATACCAACATGGAAAACAACACCACATGAAACAATAACAACAAGAGCAACCGCTCCTTGGACTGTGGATGGACTCCTACAACTCAAAATTCCTAGTCGAATCTGAAGGATGTTCACTATTGAGAGAATTAGAAAAATACATCCCAAGATTGAGCTAAAGATGGCACAAAGCATCACCTTTCGAATAGACTTTCTATTGAAGTGGCTTCTAAACTCTTTATTTGATTCAGCAGCATTGACAAGTTTGATCATTATCTTCAAGCCATGAGCCACCCATGATGATGTgagaaaaaatgcaaaggaaatgaCCTCAAAGAACATCAGGGTCCTGATCGTGCTGATATTGGCATCGCAGCCAAGACGACCATCAATGCTATGTAGTCCTATGGTGGTGAGGGAGAATCCCAGAAATGAGGAGACAGCGTATAAGGAGTTGAAACTCACAACGGTATCAAGGGCAGCGAATTGAATGTCATCTCTTATCTCCTCTCTTGATTTTACTTGAATAACCctgaaaataaaagtaataggttaatttatattgatttataaaaggaagtaaaaaaatgttgaaattaaGATAGATACTGTTGGGCCTTCATTTCTGAGACAGTCTTGTAGCAGGTGCTGTAAATAAAAAACTGGTGAGAATTAGTTAAGAAAAAGAGTGGATAAAAGGcaagaaaaaatatttgctaTTATCAACTAtgtaaaacaataaattttcaattaaaaaaaatgaaaaaatgaacaTAAATTATCAACGAGCATCATAGTTCAAGCCAGATAATCCCCGGACTGTAAAGTAAATAGTGATGAtcgaaattaataattaataattatttacatCGAGGAAAATTGTTCGCCGAAATATCGGATATCGGTCGGGCCCGATATTCGAACCCGATTATCGATTTCCAGGAATATCGTTAAAAAATCGGCAAAATGGCCTATATTTCGACCGATAAATAGGCGATAAATCGCGAGTGGAGCTGACGGGCGGAGAACCCGgaagagaatttaaaaaaatcgccgatatttcgggaaatttcccgatatttcctaccagtccagcccgcgcacaggatacaaaatctgtccaatttttttttttaaaaaaacataaaatgctATTTggggtaatctgatcatgatttgcgggcaaaggttgtgtttttcagcctggctcaaaaatcgtggatttagggttcgtgaaatttaaatccaatggcacaacagcaaagagacccctaaaacagatccagaaaacacagggagcaaaagaaaagcaatttttcttggttttctttgggggttttgcatggattttctcggaaatcaaacgacgatgaattttcccggaaatcgaatgggggttggattttcttgggaatcaaacgggggttgcaaaaaaaataataataacatgattagattagtacctgcgaggattgagagtggcagaggaaaatagggctttTTTAGGGATGCTCTCGCCTGGAGGACAACTTCAGGAAAGGCCTTCTTGATGCGCGAGTGAGAGAAGTGTGtgccttttgatttttatatttagtagagataaaagaaaataaacaaatcatgagaacaatttccCTCTctctataaataattattaattatcgacctttattttgattattaaataaattaatattaataaaaaggtTGTTACtagtattttaaataaaatttaaaaaattaaattttaaataaaatattttatataaattaatttaatttttcatttaaaaaatgttttaataaaaatatttttacctaaATGACAACttcttcttaaaaaattaataatatttctttcaaatatattatatataattctaaatttttatttaattttaccaccaaatcttattattatttaaatattattaaatttgggatttgaATGCATTAAATATTCCAATAAACaagatttgaaatttatgaTATGAAAGAAGCATAAATCATCATAGtaattatgaaatttgaaattaatgaaaatattctaacaaacaagatttaaaatttgtggtatgaaagaaacattttttttccttgaagatttaaaattaatgaaaatatttcattaatatatatatatatatatatatatattcattgtacttgttaatggaaaatattctaacaaaaagaataaga
This region of Vitis vinifera cultivar Pinot Noir 40024 chromosome 5, ASM3070453v1 genomic DNA includes:
- the LOC100854197 gene encoding uncharacterized protein LOC100854197, which translates into the protein MKAQQVIQVKSREEIRDDIQFAALDTVVSFNSLYAVSSFLGFSLTTIGLHSIDGRLGCDANISTIRTLMFFEVISFAFFLTSSWVAHGLKIMIKLVNAAESNKEFRSHFNRKSIRKVMLCAIFSSILGCIFLILSIVNILQIRLGILSCRSPSTVQGAVALVVIVSCGVVFHVGITVLAFLYV